From the Synechococcus sp. KORDI-49 genome, the window CCCTTGGTGAACTCGGTAGCCGTGCGGAACTTGGCACCACACTGGCCGTAGCGGTAGCCGAGAGCTGCACCCCACTTCTTGTGGCCGTAGGCCACCTGTGCTGTGAAGTTGGCTTCGGAATTGTCGGTCATGAAGCCACCCGAGTTGGGGTTGCTGTCATTGGCCTCACCGGAGTCAGCCACGTAGTTGGCAGCAACGGTCCAGTAGGCGTCGCCTTTCTCGACCTGCTTCTTGTTGGTGTAGATGGCACCGAAGCCACCACCGGTCTCCTTGTTCCACACACCGGGAACACCCAGGGAGCCGCCGAAGAAGTCAAGAACTTTCTGACCACCCTTGGCGTAGGCAGAAGCCTTGTAGCCCATCATCTCAGTGTTCCGGGTCAGAGGACCGACCTGGATCTTGAAGTTGCTGCCCAGGGGGAAGCGGTAGTACAGGCGATCAATCTCAACAATGTTGCCGCCGGGGGCTGCCGTGTCGAGCTTGTTCAGAGCAACACCATTGCCGTCCCAGACGCTGTCGTCGCCCTGGTTACCAGCGCGCAGGCGGGTGAACAGCAGATCCTTGCCGGTGAAGGAGGTCTTCAGGCCCAGACGAAGGTCATAGGAGAAGGAGAACGCACCGTATTCAGCGTTGTAGGCATCACGCTCGCCGTACTCGGCTCCCTTGGACGTCTTGAAGTTGTCGCCCTTGGCCTTGGTGGCACCCAGAACGAAGTTGGCCTTACCTTTCAGCTTGGTGGTGGTGGAGAACTGGGTGGCTTCCAGTTCGCCGACGCGGGCCTCAAGACCGTCGATGCGGCCACGGACGATGGCGAGTTCTTTTTCGAATTCCTTGATCAGACGACGCAGCTCGTCGGTCACCTCGGTGATGCGATCGAGGCAGGCGTTCAGCAGGGCAGCCGCCTCATAGCGGGTCATCGCCCGGTTGCCACGGAAGGTGCCGTTGGGGTAGCCGGCGACGCAGCCGTAACGCTCGATCAGGTTGGCCAGAGCCTGGTAAGCCCAGTCCGTGGGATAAACGTCAGAGAACTGGGTGATGCTGGTGACCTGCTCTTCGGTATCCGAGTAGTCGGACACACCGTTGATGTTCAGGTCGGCGGCGTTGACGCCAGTGGCCAGAAGGCCGAGGGCGGCAGGCGCTACCAGCAGTTGCTGGAAGAGTTTCATGAGATTCCTCACACCAAAATTGAGGGATTTGGACAGGAAGTCCTCCAAAAAAATACTTGCGGGAGAAAACTCTGAACAGGAGGCCGCCAAAGTTTGTGTCCATTACTACCTCTTAACCCTTTAACTCTGGCTGTATGGCAATAAAAAACCCACCGCCGAAGCGGTGGGTGGGGTTGACCTTGCAGGTCTGCTCCAAGCGACGTTGGATCAGAACTTGAAGGTGGTCTTCACAAGGCCGCTCATGGCGTTGAGGCCATTGTCGCCGCGCTGGGTGTTGGCGTACGGCTTGCTCAGGTAGTGAATCGCGGGAGTCACAGTGATGTTGTCGGTGACCTGGAACTTGTAGAAGAATTCCCAGGCGTAGCCGCCACCTGCCAGGTAGTCATCTTCGTCATCTTTGTTGTTGACGTCGATGTCG encodes:
- a CDS encoding iron uptake porin, producing the protein MKLFQQLLVAPAALGLLATGVNAADLNINGVSDYSDTEEQVTSITQFSDVYPTDWAYQALANLIERYGCVAGYPNGTFRGNRAMTRYEAAALLNACLDRITEVTDELRRLIKEFEKELAIVRGRIDGLEARVGELEATQFSTTTKLKGKANFVLGATKAKGDNFKTSKGAEYGERDAYNAEYGAFSFSYDLRLGLKTSFTGKDLLFTRLRAGNQGDDSVWDGNGVALNKLDTAAPGGNIVEIDRLYYRFPLGSNFKIQVGPLTRNTEMMGYKASAYAKGGQKVLDFFGGSLGVPGVWNKETGGGFGAIYTNKKQVEKGDAYWTVAANYVADSGEANDSNPNSGGFMTDNSEANFTAQVAYGHKKWGAALGYRYGQCGAKFRTATEFTKGDKFGTPCTVDDADGVEVRSEASSNSFSFNAFWRPEESGWIPSISAGVGKSWLTGNGDWEDAQAKRRFASWMVGLTWNDVFLMKNALGFAVGQPQFTYVVDYDNDDDFVADGGYAMELWYKFQVTDNISVTPAVYWLSRPWGDDTQNYNGDYKSLGVFGGLVQTVFKF